The following nucleotide sequence is from Barnesiella viscericola DSM 18177.
TGTGGTTTCCCGCTCGATGCAAAGCACAGTGCGGGTACGCAGTGCTCAGTAACATGCAATTTGAAATAGGGGAGAGACGAGTCTCTCCCGCTTTCCCTTAATTTTAATCTTGAAAAGCTATGAGAAATAGAACATTTATCCAGATAGTTTTAACGGCAATGGGCATCTTTTCCCTCGGGTTTTACCTGAGGGCCGAGGTGCCTGCCGGTTATTATTACGCCGCCGACGGCAAGGGCGGAGCCGAGTTGAAAACGGCTTTGCACCAGATTGTAAGTTCGATGCACACCCTCGGCTATGGTAGCGGCGAGGGGGCTACCTGGGAGGGATTTTCGCACACCGATTGTCTCGATGATAATCGGGTGTGGGACCGCTACTCCTCCGAAGTCCGTTATTTCGATGGCTACAACGCGGTCGACGGCATGCACATCGAGCACTCCTTCCCCAAAAGTTGGTGGGGGGCTTACGAGAATAATGCCTATCGCGATTTGCATCACCTCTATCCGGCCGACGGTTCGGCCAACTCCTCGAAAAACAATCTGCCTTTGGGTGAGGTTACAGGCACTCCCGGCTTCGATAACGGAGTCTCCAAAATAGGGGTCAACGGTTTCGGCACAGCCTATGCCGACCGCTGTTTTGAACCGGCCGACGAGTACAAGGGCGACTTTGCCCGGGCCTATCTGTATGTGGTTACGGCCTACGAAAATCTGTATGACTACTGGCAGTCGCCCATGCTCGACAACAACACCTATCCGGTGTGGAAATCGTGGGCGATCGACCTGCTGCTCAAATGGCATCGGCAGGACCCTCCCGGCGAAATGGAGATGGCGCGTAACGATTCGGTCTATGCCATACAGGGCAACCGCAATCCCTACATCGACTATCCCGATTTGGTAGAATATGTGTGGGGCAGCCATTGCGACGAACCCTATCTCTTCCCCGAAGAGACCGAGCCCTTCTTGGCTTCGCCCCGGTATAGACAATCGCTCGATATGGGGGTGATTCTGGCCGGTGACCATCGAACCGAATCGCTTGAAATCCTGGGCGACAATCTCGATTCACCCCTTTCGCTCACCTGGACGGTAGGAGGAATCTTTACAATCTCGACCTCGACGCTTACGCCGCAGCAGGTACACGACGGATATGCCCTCGAAATCGCTTGCGAAAGTACTGCGCAGGGAGAGTATCGCGACACCTTGACGCTGGCCGGCGGCGGACTCGAACGGCAGTATCGCATTCCCGTGCAACTGATTGTTGTCCCCTCGTTCCTGGTTACGGCAGCTACCGATGTTACGGCAGACGAAGCCACGATACATTGGATTAACTACCCCACGGCTACCGATTACCGGGTGTCGCTGTGGACCGGCGACACGGCAGCCGGCGATCTCATTATCTCGGCCTATGTCGAAGGTTCGAGCTACAACAAAGCCATCGAAATTTACAACGGGACGGGACACCCCGTCGACCTCTCGGCATACAGCCTGCGCATCGAGACGAATGGTGGTGGCAATTTTTATAACGACACGCCGTTGGGCAACGATGTGTTGCAGAATGGCGGCACCTATCTGCTCCTGAATGGCCTGTCGACCGACGAAACGCTTAAAGCCAAGGCTTCGCGGGTGATTCCGGGTGGAGAAGATTCGCCGCTCAATTTCAACGGCAACGATGCCGTAGCCCTTTGTCGTAACGGTATTGTTATCGATGTGGTAGGTGTTGCCGGTGAAATAGCCTACTGGGGACAGGACAAGACCCTCTATCGTCGTCCCTCTGTAACGCACCCCTCGGCCGTGTATGATGCAAGCGAGTGGATTTCGGCCCCGAAAGACGACTTTTCGCAACTGGGGCTCTTCGACATGCAGTTTGCCCAGGAACGTAGCTATATATGTAATGGCGAATCGGCCGGGCTCACGCACGAGTGCCGTTTCACCGACTTGCGTCCGTTGACTCGCTATACCT
It contains:
- a CDS encoding endonuclease, with protein sequence MRNRTFIQIVLTAMGIFSLGFYLRAEVPAGYYYAADGKGGAELKTALHQIVSSMHTLGYGSGEGATWEGFSHTDCLDDNRVWDRYSSEVRYFDGYNAVDGMHIEHSFPKSWWGAYENNAYRDLHHLYPADGSANSSKNNLPLGEVTGTPGFDNGVSKIGVNGFGTAYADRCFEPADEYKGDFARAYLYVVTAYENLYDYWQSPMLDNNTYPVWKSWAIDLLLKWHRQDPPGEMEMARNDSVYAIQGNRNPYIDYPDLVEYVWGSHCDEPYLFPEETEPFLASPRYRQSLDMGVILAGDHRTESLEILGDNLDSPLSLTWTVGGIFTISTSTLTPQQVHDGYALEIACESTAQGEYRDTLTLAGGGLERQYRIPVQLIVVPSFLVTAATDVTADEATIHWINYPTATDYRVSLWTGDTAAGDLIISAYVEGSSYNKAIEIYNGTGHPVDLSAYSLRIETNGGGNFYNDTPLGNDVLQNGGTYLLLNGLSTDETLKAKASRVIPGGEDSPLNFNGNDAVALCRNGIVIDVVGVAGEIAYWGQDKTLYRRPSVTHPSAVYDASEWISAPKDDFSQLGLFDMQFAQERSYICNGESAGLTHECRFTDLRPLTRYTYQVDAVTPAGSVAAAYSMQFVTDSLETPLLLDASEVTDTSFRINWEEVQEADGYEVLCFTRSGEQHTVTEGFDNVGSSGKPLPDGWTGSASDIYTTATSSGLSAPSMALKATGEDLQTPDYPQGIVSFSFMYRFASSGTGSYVVVEKKVDGNWASVDTLRYVNTSKYYPSYTFPVDEGVTAMKITYAYKAKGNVAIDDAVITYGDYTNHIQTQERVGEVTSFLVGNLSPQTVYYYQVRSLCDDAVSLWSPVQTVTTTNPSALMQPSRAIPKVYAADRRIIVAGLSGQGQVAVYNLSGQLLYDTPIGNRSEIIFEALRGIYVVKVITDSQIYNYKVRL